The following coding sequences lie in one Flavobacterium cyclinae genomic window:
- a CDS encoding FAD-dependent oxidoreductase translates to MQTPQKIAVVGSGLVGTLLAIYLKRAGHIVHVFDRSPDIRTIQFSGRSINLVMSDRGWKALKDVGLDEEIRKIGIPVDKRAIHLQDGKLNYQFYGKEGEAIFSFSRGVLNRKMVDLAEAEGVEFFFERKIWDINLATATLYEGETEQGAWSELKYDKVFGADGAFSRIRHRMQRQSMFDYSQEFMEIGYKELHIPANADGSHKIDKNSLHIWPRGNFMLMALANLDGTFTCTLFMPFKGENSFESLNDETSLVDFFAKYFPDTKEVIPDLVRDFFKNPTSYLAIMKCFPWTFEDKVALIGDSAHAIVPFYGHGMNAGFEDITILNEMMQQYGDDWNQIFKAYEISRKPNADAIAELSRRNFEEMSNKTADEKFLLQKKIEKWFSDKHPEKWMPLYSRVTFSLQPYSEAMAIGDFQNEIMQEVLKTENIEEIWDSPQIENKILELLQ, encoded by the coding sequence ATGCAAACGCCACAAAAAATTGCTGTTGTAGGTTCTGGATTAGTCGGAACTTTATTAGCAATCTATTTAAAAAGAGCAGGTCACATTGTTCACGTTTTTGACAGAAGTCCAGATATTAGGACCATTCAATTTTCGGGTCGTTCTATTAATTTGGTAATGTCAGATCGCGGATGGAAAGCTTTAAAAGATGTTGGCTTAGATGAAGAAATACGAAAAATTGGTATTCCTGTGGATAAGAGAGCGATTCATTTACAAGATGGAAAATTGAATTATCAATTTTACGGTAAAGAAGGAGAGGCTATTTTTTCATTTTCAAGAGGCGTTTTGAATAGAAAAATGGTCGATTTGGCTGAAGCAGAAGGCGTGGAATTCTTCTTCGAAAGGAAAATTTGGGATATCAATTTAGCAACTGCTACTTTATACGAAGGCGAAACCGAACAAGGTGCCTGGTCAGAATTAAAATACGATAAAGTATTTGGTGCGGATGGTGCTTTTTCGAGAATTAGACATAGAATGCAACGACAATCTATGTTTGATTATTCGCAAGAATTCATGGAAATCGGATACAAGGAATTACACATTCCAGCTAATGCAGATGGTTCTCACAAGATTGATAAAAATTCATTACATATTTGGCCAAGAGGCAATTTCATGTTAATGGCATTAGCTAATTTAGATGGTACTTTTACATGTACTTTATTCATGCCATTTAAAGGAGAAAACTCTTTTGAATCATTAAATGATGAAACTTCTTTAGTTGATTTTTTTGCAAAATATTTTCCAGACACTAAAGAAGTAATTCCAGATTTAGTGCGTGATTTCTTTAAAAATCCTACGAGTTATTTAGCCATTATGAAATGTTTTCCTTGGACATTTGAAGACAAAGTAGCTTTAATTGGCGATTCGGCACATGCTATTGTACCATTTTATGGACACGGTATGAATGCTGGATTTGAAGATATCACCATACTAAATGAAATGATGCAACAATATGGTGACGATTGGAATCAAATATTCAAAGCTTACGAGATTTCTAGAAAACCAAATGCTGATGCCATTGCCGAACTTTCAAGAAGAAATTTTGAAGAAATGAGCAATAAAACGGCTGATGAAAAATTTCTGTTACAAAAGAAAATTGAAAAATGGTTCTCAGATAAGCATCCAGAAAAATGGATGCCATTGTATAGCCGAGTAACTTTTAGTTTACAACCGTATTCTGAAGCTATGGCAATTGGAGATTTTCAAAATGAAATTATGCAAGAAGTTTTAAAAACGGAAAACATTGAAGAAATTTGGGATTCACCACAAATAGAAAATAAAATTTTAGAATTACTTCAATAA
- a CDS encoding DASH family cryptochrome has product MNGLVWFRNDLRTIDNHSLYNACRENEKVIGIYCLDPRHFETTQYGFKKTEKFRTQFLLETLTELQQNLAEKNITLLVYYGYPEQLIPKVAAKYQIDTIYIQNEWTQEEVDVETEVRNLIPAVNWKTYYDQFLFHPDDVPYEDWEKIPEVFTEFRKQLEKKIRVRPTVSISAKPIANLIEEKTNIPTLEDLGFDSEASEFKQPNKTAFPFKGGENQAKKRIKDYFWDTKKLAVYKKTRNGLVGKDYSSKLSAWLANGSISARMIYWEVQQFEKKVVKNEDTYWLIFELIWRDYFKYISLKHGNKIFQLNGILQKEYHWNQNTKAFNQWINGTTPENFVNANMIELQKTGWMSNRGRQNVASYWAKEWEQDWRIGAAYFESMLIDYDVHSNYGNWMYNAGVGNDPRDRKFNIKRQAEMYDGDGKFQKMWLIPELF; this is encoded by the coding sequence ATGAACGGATTAGTGTGGTTTAGAAACGATTTGCGCACGATTGATAATCATTCGTTGTACAATGCGTGTAGAGAAAATGAAAAAGTAATAGGAATATATTGTCTAGATCCAAGACATTTCGAAACTACCCAATATGGTTTCAAGAAAACAGAAAAATTCAGAACCCAATTTCTTTTAGAAACTTTAACCGAATTACAACAAAATTTAGCTGAGAAAAATATCACATTATTAGTTTATTACGGTTATCCCGAACAATTGATTCCAAAAGTAGCGGCTAAATATCAAATTGATACGATTTATATCCAAAACGAATGGACGCAAGAAGAAGTAGACGTTGAAACCGAAGTCCGAAATCTAATTCCAGCGGTGAATTGGAAAACGTATTACGACCAATTCTTATTTCATCCGGATGATGTTCCGTATGAAGATTGGGAGAAAATTCCAGAAGTTTTTACCGAGTTTAGAAAGCAATTGGAAAAGAAAATTCGAGTGCGACCAACCGTTTCCATCTCAGCAAAACCAATTGCTAATCTAATTGAAGAAAAAACTAATATTCCAACTTTGGAAGATTTAGGATTTGACTCCGAGGCTTCGGAGTTTAAGCAACCAAATAAGACCGCTTTTCCTTTTAAAGGTGGCGAAAATCAAGCTAAAAAAAGAATCAAAGACTACTTTTGGGACACCAAAAAACTAGCGGTTTACAAGAAAACTCGTAATGGTTTAGTTGGAAAAGATTACAGTTCAAAACTATCGGCTTGGTTGGCAAATGGAAGTATTTCTGCACGAATGATTTACTGGGAAGTGCAACAATTTGAGAAAAAAGTAGTCAAAAACGAAGATACGTATTGGTTAATTTTCGAATTAATTTGGCGCGACTATTTCAAATATATTTCGCTGAAACACGGTAATAAAATTTTCCAATTGAACGGCATTTTGCAAAAAGAATACCATTGGAACCAAAACACCAAAGCTTTTAATCAATGGATAAACGGAACAACTCCAGAAAATTTCGTGAATGCCAATATGATTGAATTGCAAAAAACAGGTTGGATGAGCAATCGTGGTCGTCAAAATGTCGCGAGTTATTGGGCAAAAGAATGGGAACAAGATTGGCGAATTGGTGCAGCGTATTTTGAAAGTATGTTAATTGATTATGATGTGCACAGTAATTATGGCAATTGGATGTACAATGCTGGTGTTGGCAACGATCCAAGAGATAGAAAATTCAACATCAAACGTCAAGCGGAAATGTACGATGGCGACGGAAAATTTCAAAAAATGTGGTTAATTCCAGAATTATTTTAA
- a CDS encoding flavin reductase family protein, translating into MRKITKEDLSQMSKVPRLNLVNCVTGYKSANLIGTVSKEGTLNVAIFSSVTHLGSEPPLLGFILRPTTVPRDTYKNLKEIGYFSVNHITEEMIADAHHTSSSYDEHISEFDKTNLEPEFFDDLKVPFVKGSPVQLLCKYVNEYKIEENDCIHIIASIETIYADENLFHDDNWMQLDRGNVVAINGLDGYAVPKLADRFHYARPDKPTTSML; encoded by the coding sequence ATGAGAAAGATTACAAAAGAAGATTTATCCCAAATGTCAAAAGTTCCTAGATTGAACTTGGTAAATTGTGTAACGGGATATAAATCAGCAAATCTAATCGGGACTGTATCAAAAGAAGGCACTCTAAATGTAGCGATTTTCAGTAGTGTGACCCACTTAGGAAGCGAACCACCCTTATTAGGATTCATTTTAAGACCTACAACAGTACCAAGGGATACATACAAAAATCTAAAAGAAATAGGCTATTTTTCAGTAAATCATATTACAGAAGAAATGATTGCTGATGCGCATCATACTTCTTCTAGTTATGATGAACATATTTCGGAATTTGACAAAACGAATTTAGAACCTGAATTTTTTGATGACTTGAAAGTCCCTTTTGTAAAAGGAAGTCCGGTTCAATTACTTTGCAAATATGTTAACGAATACAAAATTGAAGAAAATGATTGTATTCACATTATTGCATCAATTGAAACGATTTATGCAGATGAAAATCTGTTTCATGATGACAATTGGATGCAACTTGATCGAGGAAATGTAGTTGCAATAAATGGCTTAGATGGTTATGCAGTTCCAAAATTAGCAGACAGATTTCATTATGCAAGACCTGATAAACCAACTACTTCAATGTTATAA
- a CDS encoding LamG-like jellyroll fold domain-containing protein, translating into MKTKLFSFLFVLINSISFAQINVTESFESGSVPSGWTTSNFGITNNGAVSCDGTYSLSVNLTQLGNGGVQTGNFVTQNYTSNGDPISFSAGYNKNNSSAGFSGNIKLYYAVNNSATFVQFASSTSFPVICFNDTGKITGNIASGVIPSGSLVRFKVEVNHSTNYAYVNVDDLEITQNGSTVNQTTTEYTFDNTYNNTVGTNPFSSSNTNFVADRHGNSTGAIQVIGAQSTATIPSTLLPTGAGARTISLWYKTNSNSGYPGVFAYGAAANSQTFGMYINPSGGPVFQGYANDTDFGGSYAVDTWQHVVISYDGGVVKMYKNGVYISSANKSLNTALSTFKLGNSSVGMTFDDLKIYNFVLSDTDVTSLYTNNTLSSSDFNQNNLKVAMYPNPVNDVLNIEIENEIKSVEIYNIQGQKVLQSSYKQIETNSLNSGIYMVRVEDVNGAVATQKLIKK; encoded by the coding sequence ATGAAAACAAAATTATTTTCTTTTTTATTTGTACTTATTAATAGTATATCTTTTGCTCAAATTAATGTAACAGAAAGTTTTGAGTCTGGTTCGGTTCCTTCAGGATGGACAACAAGCAATTTTGGTATTACTAATAATGGAGCGGTATCATGTGATGGTACTTATTCTTTGAGTGTAAATTTAACACAATTAGGAAATGGTGGAGTTCAAACGGGCAATTTTGTAACACAAAATTACACTTCAAATGGTGATCCAATTAGTTTTTCTGCTGGATACAATAAAAATAATAGTTCTGCAGGATTTTCAGGAAATATAAAATTATATTATGCTGTTAATAATAGTGCAACTTTTGTTCAATTTGCTTCTTCAACAAGTTTTCCGGTAATCTGTTTTAACGATACAGGAAAAATAACTGGAAATATTGCTTCGGGAGTTATTCCTTCTGGTAGTCTAGTTAGATTTAAAGTTGAAGTAAATCATAGTACTAATTATGCTTATGTTAATGTAGATGATTTAGAAATTACTCAAAATGGATCAACTGTAAATCAGACAACAACAGAATATACTTTTGACAATACATATAATAATACGGTAGGAACAAACCCGTTTTCATCAAGTAATACAAATTTTGTTGCGGACAGACATGGGAATTCAACAGGAGCAATTCAAGTAATAGGCGCTCAATCAACAGCAACTATACCTTCTACATTATTGCCTACGGGTGCTGGTGCAAGAACAATTTCATTGTGGTATAAAACAAATTCAAATAGTGGCTATCCAGGTGTTTTTGCTTATGGGGCAGCAGCAAACTCACAAACTTTTGGCATGTATATAAATCCATCTGGTGGTCCTGTATTTCAAGGATATGCAAATGATACTGATTTTGGAGGAAGTTATGCAGTAGATACATGGCAACACGTTGTAATTTCTTATGATGGAGGTGTAGTAAAAATGTACAAGAATGGAGTATATATTTCAAGTGCAAATAAAAGTTTAAATACTGCACTTTCTACATTTAAATTAGGAAATAGCTCAGTAGGTATGACTTTCGATGATTTAAAAATATACAATTTTGTTCTTTCTGATACTGATGTAACAAGTTTATACACTAACAATACCTTATCATCTTCAGATTTCAATCAAAACAATTTAAAAGTGGCGATGTATCCAAATCCGGTTAATGATGTTTTAAATATTGAAATTGAAAACGAAATCAAATCGGTAGAAATTTACAATATTCAAGGGCAAAAAGTGTTGCAATCTTCTTATAAACAAATTGAAACGAATTCATTAAATTCAGGAATTTATATGGTTAGAGTAGAAGATGTAAATGGAGCTGTTGCAACTCAAAAATTAATCAAAAAATAA
- the kynU gene encoding kynureninase translates to MIFENTREFAQSLDAKDELRNYREEFYFPKVNGKQVIYFTGNSLGLQPKRTKVYVDEVMNDWANMAVEGHFYADKPWWDYQERFAVPLSDIVGAKPSEVGVMNTLTVNLHLLMVSFYNPTPKKYKIICEEKAFPSDQYMFQSQVKFHGYNPKDAIVEIKRREGEANIRLEDILAKIDEVGSELALVLIGGVNYYTGQVFDMKTITAAGQKHGAYVGWDLAHAAGNIKLELHDWNVDFAAWCSYKYMNSGPGNASGFFVHEKHHNDKELKRFAGWYGHNKERRFKMEPDFDPVHGADGWQVSNLPILSLAPYLASVEMFAEVGMDKLIAKRNLITSYLEFILHEIDKELEGADFEILTPSNQEERGCQLSVYLHGQGRELFDRLMKNGVITDWREPNVIRLAPAPFYCSFEDMYEFGQILKRLILEK, encoded by the coding sequence ATGATTTTTGAAAACACACGCGAATTTGCACAAAGTTTAGACGCTAAAGACGAATTAAGAAATTACAGAGAGGAATTTTATTTTCCTAAAGTTAACGGCAAACAAGTAATTTATTTTACAGGAAATTCATTGGGTTTACAGCCTAAAAGAACGAAAGTTTACGTTGATGAAGTAATGAACGACTGGGCAAATATGGCGGTAGAAGGCCATTTTTATGCCGATAAACCTTGGTGGGATTATCAAGAACGTTTTGCAGTTCCCTTGAGTGATATCGTTGGAGCTAAGCCTTCTGAAGTTGGAGTGATGAATACTTTAACAGTGAATCTTCATTTATTAATGGTGTCTTTTTACAACCCAACACCTAAGAAGTATAAAATTATTTGTGAAGAGAAAGCCTTTCCAAGTGATCAATACATGTTCCAAAGCCAAGTAAAATTTCACGGTTATAATCCAAAAGATGCGATTGTAGAAATAAAGCGTAGAGAAGGTGAAGCTAATATTCGATTAGAAGATATTTTAGCTAAAATTGATGAGGTTGGAAGTGAGTTAGCATTGGTTTTAATAGGTGGTGTAAATTACTATACAGGTCAAGTTTTTGATATGAAAACCATTACCGCTGCCGGGCAAAAACACGGAGCTTACGTGGGATGGGATTTAGCTCATGCTGCAGGAAATATCAAACTAGAACTTCACGATTGGAATGTAGATTTCGCTGCTTGGTGTAGTTATAAATATATGAATTCAGGACCAGGAAATGCATCGGGATTCTTTGTGCATGAAAAACATCATAACGATAAAGAATTAAAACGTTTTGCAGGTTGGTACGGCCACAACAAAGAGCGTCGTTTTAAAATGGAACCTGACTTTGATCCGGTGCACGGAGCAGATGGTTGGCAAGTAAGTAATCTTCCTATTTTATCTTTAGCGCCATACTTAGCTTCAGTAGAAATGTTTGCCGAAGTAGGAATGGATAAATTAATAGCAAAACGTAATTTAATTACTTCATATTTAGAATTTATTCTTCACGAAATTGATAAAGAATTAGAAGGAGCTGATTTTGAAATTTTAACCCCATCTAATCAAGAAGAGCGTGGTTGTCAATTATCGGTTTATCTTCACGGACAAGGAAGAGAATTGTTTGATCGATTAATGAAAAACGGAGTAATTACAGATTGGAGAGAACCTAATGTAATTCGTTTAGCGCCTGCACCATTTTATTGTTCTTTCGAAGATATGTACGAATTCGGACAAATATTGAAAAGATTGATATTGGAGAAATAG
- a CDS encoding cryptochrome/photolyase family protein: protein MRTLRLLLGDQLNSEHSWFDEINPNIVYVMAEICQETDYVKHHIQKVVAFFLSMRNFSKELTKRGHQVVYYKISDENNPHNLEQLILVLVEEHKIEKFEYQFPDEYRLDVQLKSICEKLTIPTKAVDSEHFYTSRNELADFFKGKKQLLMESFYRMMRKKHDVLMVGDQPLDGKWNFDHNNRNQYKNEVPIPFPLEFHKNVSEIVVEIESQNIITFGSIDRENFSWPTSRNESLQLIDYFCAHLLEHFGTYQDSLFSGHKFLFHSRLSFAMNSKMISPKEVVDAVVSYYYQNQETIELAQVEGFVRQIIGWREYVRGIYWKEMPNYAQMNTLENYNPLPDFFWTGKTKMKCMQHSISQSLSEAYAHHIQRLMVIGNFSLLAQLHPDEVDAWYLGVYIDAIEWVEMPNTRGMSQYADGGIVATKPYVSSGSYINKMSNYCGSCHYNVKEKLGEKACPFNSLYWHFLDEKKQHFANNQRMSMMLALLRKMKPEELAATKEKAISILDDINNL, encoded by the coding sequence ATGAGAACACTTCGATTACTTTTGGGTGACCAACTCAATTCGGAACATTCTTGGTTTGACGAAATCAATCCGAATATAGTTTATGTAATGGCAGAAATATGTCAGGAAACGGATTATGTGAAACATCACATTCAAAAAGTAGTCGCATTTTTTCTTTCCATGCGAAATTTTTCGAAAGAATTGACAAAACGAGGTCATCAAGTTGTTTATTATAAAATTTCGGATGAAAATAATCCGCATAATTTAGAACAATTGATTTTGGTTTTGGTTGAAGAACATAAAATCGAGAAATTTGAATACCAATTTCCTGATGAATATCGTCTAGACGTACAATTGAAATCCATCTGTGAAAAACTTACTATTCCAACAAAAGCAGTGGATTCCGAACATTTTTATACTTCCAGAAATGAATTAGCGGATTTTTTCAAAGGAAAAAAGCAACTATTGATGGAAAGTTTCTATCGTATGATGCGAAAAAAACACGATGTTTTGATGGTTGGTGATCAACCACTTGATGGAAAATGGAATTTTGACCACAACAACCGTAATCAATATAAAAATGAAGTTCCGATTCCGTTTCCTTTGGAATTTCATAAAAATGTGAGTGAAATTGTTGTCGAAATTGAAAGTCAAAATATCATCACTTTTGGAAGCATTGATAGAGAAAATTTCAGCTGGCCGACTTCAAGAAATGAAAGTTTGCAATTGATTGACTATTTCTGTGCGCATTTGTTGGAGCATTTTGGAACCTATCAAGATTCGTTGTTTTCTGGACATAAATTTCTGTTTCACTCGCGTTTGTCTTTTGCGATGAATTCCAAAATGATAAGTCCGAAAGAAGTGGTGGATGCTGTGGTTTCGTATTATTATCAAAATCAAGAAACGATTGAATTGGCGCAAGTAGAAGGTTTTGTGCGACAAATTATTGGTTGGCGCGAATATGTCAGAGGAATTTATTGGAAAGAAATGCCCAATTATGCCCAAATGAACACATTGGAAAATTACAATCCGTTACCTGATTTCTTTTGGACAGGAAAAACCAAAATGAAATGCATGCAACATTCGATTTCCCAAAGTTTATCGGAAGCCTATGCGCATCATATTCAGCGTTTAATGGTTATTGGTAATTTTTCTCTATTAGCCCAATTGCATCCTGATGAAGTTGATGCTTGGTATTTAGGGGTCTACATCGATGCGATTGAATGGGTAGAAATGCCGAATACTCGCGGCATGAGTCAATATGCTGATGGTGGCATTGTAGCTACTAAACCATATGTTTCTTCAGGAAGCTACATTAATAAAATGAGTAATTATTGTGGCAGTTGTCATTACAATGTAAAAGAGAAATTGGGTGAAAAAGCCTGTCCGTTTAACAGTTTGTATTGGCATTTTTTAGATGAGAAAAAACAACATTTTGCCAATAATCAAAGAATGAGCATGATGTTAGCCTTACTTAGAAAAATGAAACCTGAAGAATTAGCGGCTACTAAAGAAAAAGCGATTTCGATTTTGGATGATATCAATAACTTATAA
- the queA gene encoding tRNA preQ1(34) S-adenosylmethionine ribosyltransferase-isomerase QueA, with the protein MKLSHFNFNLPEELLAEFPTENRDESRLMVVNRKTGTIEHKLFKDVIDYFDDGDVMVLNNTKVFPARLYGNKEKTGARIEVFLLRELNAEQRLWDVLVDPARKIRIGNKLYFGDDDSLVAEVIDNTTSRGRTLRFLYDGSYEEFREKLVELGETPIPKYINREVTPEDAERYQTIYAKEEGAVAAPTAGLHFSKHLLKRLEIKGINFAEVTLHVGLGTFNPVEVEDLSKHKMDSEEMIISQEACDIVNTAKANKKKICCVGTTSMRAMESSVSSQKTLNPYTGWTNKFIYPPYDFSIADCMITNFHTPKSTLLMMISAFCGHDLMMKAYKEAVQEKYRFYSYGDAMLII; encoded by the coding sequence ATGAAATTATCTCATTTCAATTTCAATTTACCTGAAGAATTATTAGCGGAATTTCCAACCGAAAACAGAGATGAGTCTCGTTTAATGGTAGTTAATAGAAAAACCGGAACTATTGAGCACAAATTATTCAAAGACGTTATCGATTATTTTGATGATGGCGATGTAATGGTTTTGAATAACACCAAAGTTTTTCCAGCTCGTTTATACGGAAATAAAGAAAAAACAGGTGCGCGTATCGAAGTTTTCTTATTAAGAGAATTAAATGCAGAACAACGTTTGTGGGATGTTTTAGTAGATCCTGCTCGTAAAATTCGTATTGGGAATAAATTATATTTTGGCGATGATGATTCATTAGTGGCTGAAGTGATTGATAACACTACTTCGCGTGGAAGAACATTACGTTTCCTATATGATGGTTCATATGAAGAATTTAGAGAAAAATTAGTAGAACTTGGTGAAACGCCAATTCCTAAATACATCAATCGTGAAGTAACTCCAGAAGATGCGGAACGTTACCAAACGATTTATGCAAAAGAAGAAGGTGCAGTTGCAGCTCCAACAGCTGGATTACACTTTTCTAAACATTTATTAAAGCGTTTAGAAATTAAAGGAATTAATTTTGCAGAAGTTACACTTCATGTTGGTTTAGGGACATTTAATCCAGTTGAGGTAGAAGATTTATCAAAACACAAAATGGATTCTGAAGAAATGATTATTTCTCAAGAAGCTTGTGATATTGTTAATACTGCAAAAGCAAATAAGAAAAAAATCTGTTGTGTAGGAACTACTTCTATGCGTGCTATGGAAAGTTCAGTATCATCACAAAAAACATTAAATCCTTACACAGGTTGGACTAACAAATTTATTTATCCACCTTACGATTTTAGTATTGCAGATTGTATGATTACTAATTTTCATACACCAAAATCTACTTTGTTAATGATGATATCTGCTTTTTGTGGTCATGATTTAATGATGAAAGCATATAAAGAAGCAGTTCAGGAAAAATATCGCTTTTATTCTTACGGAGATGCGATGTTAATCATATAA
- a CDS encoding NUMOD4 domain-containing protein, which translates to MSHFVIEQWREYPIKVPGKVRYAVSNYGRLKSFTDTIENGKILKGAPTEGFLFLRYVRISNGVKKFYFHAIHKMVAELFLPKESEDQEYVLHLDYDKMNNQLYNLKWATYEEMRAHGHKSPAVKAAFKKFQEDNIKRDGRKLTSTQVMRIKLKMKRQGEKFSVRKTAKEFNVSEMQIYRIKWGENWGHIQV; encoded by the coding sequence ATGAGTCACTTTGTAATAGAACAGTGGAGGGAATATCCAATTAAAGTACCAGGAAAAGTTAGGTATGCCGTTTCAAACTATGGAAGACTTAAAAGTTTTACCGATACAATTGAAAATGGGAAGATTTTAAAAGGCGCTCCTACAGAAGGTTTTCTTTTTTTACGCTATGTTAGAATATCTAATGGTGTAAAGAAATTCTATTTTCATGCTATTCATAAAATGGTAGCCGAACTTTTTTTACCAAAGGAAAGTGAGGATCAAGAATACGTTTTACATTTAGATTATGACAAAATGAACAATCAATTGTATAATCTAAAATGGGCAACTTATGAAGAAATGCGAGCTCACGGTCATAAAAGTCCAGCTGTAAAAGCCGCTTTTAAAAAATTTCAAGAAGATAACATTAAACGCGATGGTAGAAAATTAACCTCTACTCAAGTGATGCGAATTAAGTTGAAAATGAAACGTCAAGGAGAAAAGTTTAGTGTTAGAAAAACCGCTAAAGAATTTAATGTTTCTGAAATGCAAATTTACCGCATTAAATGGGGTGAAAATTGGGGACATATACAAGTCTAA
- a CDS encoding four helix bundle protein: protein MHNYKELEVWKESIKFCPEIYKLVRKLPEEEKFGLISQLKRAVISIPSNIAEGSAKSSDKHFVIFLENSLGSCYEIETQLLVCIELSFITEIEYNQIVEKLSSIIKKLIKFIKYLNDKNK from the coding sequence ATGCACAATTACAAAGAATTAGAAGTTTGGAAAGAAAGTATTAAGTTTTGTCCAGAAATTTATAAACTTGTTCGAAAATTACCTGAAGAAGAAAAGTTTGGATTAATTAGCCAATTGAAAAGAGCTGTTATTTCAATTCCTTCCAATATTGCTGAAGGTTCGGCAAAATCGTCTGACAAACATTTTGTAATTTTCTTAGAAAATTCTTTAGGCTCGTGCTATGAAATAGAAACACAATTGTTGGTTTGTATAGAATTAAGTTTCATAACGGAGATTGAATACAATCAAATTGTGGAAAAACTGTCTTCTATCATCAAAAAGTTGATTAAATTTATAAAATATTTAAACGATAAAAATAAGTAG
- a CDS encoding agmatinase family protein produces MTKQQIIENFDPSQPGLADATVFGLPFSAEQSEIIVVPVPWEVTVSYGAGASEGPDAVLDASFQVDLNHQEFPELWKLGIYMDEAPEHWAKNSEKYKSLAQPIIEALESGEDVATFPALQADLDKINKVCKELHQEVKDRVLHWMNQGKKVVLLGGDHSTPLGYYQALATKYDNFGILHLDAHMDLRIAYEGFTYSHASIMYNALQIPQISKIVQVGIRDFCEQEVEVALNDRVLVHTDMDLKQEAFEGKTWQQQCDHIIASLPEKVCISFDIDGMYPWYCPNTGTPVPGGFSFEQAAYLFSRLAETNKEIIGFDLVEVAPGDDDWDGNVGARMLFHMCGAFAKSQKMNVGKKIKFNK; encoded by the coding sequence ATGACTAAACAACAAATCATAGAAAATTTCGACCCATCACAACCTGGGTTAGCAGACGCAACTGTTTTTGGATTGCCTTTCTCAGCAGAACAAAGTGAAATTATTGTAGTTCCAGTGCCTTGGGAAGTAACAGTAAGTTATGGAGCCGGTGCTTCGGAAGGACCAGATGCGGTTTTAGATGCTTCTTTTCAAGTAGATTTAAATCATCAAGAATTTCCGGAATTATGGAAATTAGGTATTTATATGGATGAAGCGCCAGAACATTGGGCAAAGAATTCAGAAAAATATAAAAGTCTAGCCCAACCCATAATTGAAGCGTTAGAAAGCGGAGAAGATGTAGCTACTTTTCCAGCATTACAAGCCGATTTAGATAAAATCAATAAAGTTTGTAAAGAATTACATCAAGAAGTTAAAGACCGTGTGTTGCATTGGATGAACCAAGGGAAAAAAGTAGTGCTTTTAGGTGGCGATCACTCAACACCACTAGGATATTACCAAGCGTTAGCAACTAAATACGACAACTTCGGAATTTTGCATTTAGATGCGCACATGGATTTACGTATTGCGTATGAAGGATTCACGTATTCGCATGCTTCCATTATGTACAATGCCTTACAAATTCCTCAAATTTCAAAAATTGTACAAGTAGGGATTCGCGATTTCTGTGAGCAAGAAGTCGAAGTAGCTTTAAACGATAGAGTTTTAGTACATACTGATATGGATTTAAAACAGGAAGCTTTCGAAGGTAAAACGTGGCAACAACAATGCGACCATATCATCGCTTCATTACCAGAAAAAGTTTGCATTTCTTTTGATATTGATGGAATGTATCCTTGGTATTGTCCAAATACAGGAACACCAGTTCCGGGTGGATTTTCATTTGAGCAAGCCGCTTATTTGTTTAGTCGCTTAGCTGAAACGAATAAGGAAATCATCGGATTTGATTTGGTTGAAGTTGCTCCAGGGGATGATGATTGGGACGGGAACGTAGGTGCAAGAATGTTATTCCATATGTGTGGTGCATTTGCTAAATCACAAAAAATGAATGTTGGGAAGAAAATCAAGTTTAACAAATAA
- a CDS encoding DUF2256 domain-containing protein: MAHKKVNLPEKICKTCQRPFSWRKKWEKNWEDVVYCSDKCRKNKN, encoded by the coding sequence ATGGCGCATAAAAAAGTAAATCTTCCCGAAAAAATCTGCAAAACTTGTCAACGCCCTTTTTCATGGCGCAAAAAATGGGAGAAAAACTGGGAAGATGTGGTGTATTGTAGTGATAAATGCAGAAAAAATAAGAATTGA